The nucleotide sequence AAGAGGCGAATGCTGAGCACTTGTCTAAACGATGGCAACAAATCTACTTGATGAGTGGTTACTTTGGTGGGATTCTTATCTGCgcaagtttcaattttgcttTACATTTATTGACTAGTGAAAGTGTGGTTCATTGCAATCACGGAAATACCGTAAAAGAGGAGGATCACGGTATGCAAGAGGTTCACCACAACCATTCCCACGGTCATCTGCATTCTCATACAAGTTTTGAGCCTGACGTTCGTccaaaaaaatcaaactctAGTGGCAACGAGAATGAAGTGCGagattattttgttgagcaGGAGCCTGTTGAAGTGGAAGTTCAAGAGACTGAAACAACTCCACTTATACGCGCCACTTTGAAACCAAGAAAATCTATTATTCAGCTTTTTATAAATGATGAGGCAGCTGGGGAATGTAAAGGGTACACATCTGCAGAACTTTGCACTTATCATCATCACGAACACGGAGCCGATAAGTTGCATTTTTGTGAGATACCTCAATTGGCAAATCATGATGAGGAAGTGAACCATGGAGAGGATAACCATGGAGAAAATCGTCCTGAACCCACTCTGCATCTGAATCAACTGCATCATCTGCACGAAGTGgatcatcaccaccatGTGAATTCGCCGCTTTCACGTTTATTCTTGATTGGGGTTGAAACGACTTTGGCAATTACGCTACACAAGCTACCAGAAGGGTTCATCACTTATGTGACATCAGAGACGAATCCTAAGTTGGGGTTCTCGATATTTATTAGTTTGATATTGCACAACTACACAGAAGGTTTCTCAATGTGTCTTCCTTTATTTTATGCAATGTCTACTTCAAGATATGCAAAACTCAAAGCCGTTTCAATTAGTGCATTACTAGGCGGAATTTCTCAACCATTAGGAGCATTATTGGGATACTTATTTCTCAAGgtcaattcaaacaagtATGACGTACATTCTTTACGATTTATATTTGGAATTACAATGGCTGTAACCAGTGGATTTTTGACTGTTGTTGCATTGACGATGTTTGGAAGTGCTGTATCATTTGGAGGTAACATAAATTTTGTCATTTCATGGTGTATTGTTGGTATAATGTTGATTGGGTTATCAACTATATTCTCTAGTTAGGTTCATATAGTGTGGGTATGTCTTATCTATGCGTCGGTACTAATCATTTCTGATATCTGTTCAATTTGCACGACTTTTGAAACATGTGTCACACTCCTAGtagaacaaaagaaaaaaaaagaaagtgTCCATTTAGGATTCCATCTTGTTCTCTATTACTTAGCAAAgaacatcatcaacacaGTTTATATATCACTGATTAGAGACTACGTCAACGTTTTGGATACACAGATCATAGAGCCTATAATCTGACGCGCACATTAGTTACAAGTTTATGATATAACAGGCAGCCTTAAAATAGAGACACGAATTTACCTACAATGATGGCACATGAAGTATCCACACCAATACAAATACACGGAAATGAGAAAAAcccttcttttcaaaacacGTTAAAGAAAACTTCGCgtcaaaataaaaagaaacaaaacgAAGGACATAATGGTCAAATTAGATTTCTCCCTAGTGGAGCTCcagttgattttggaaatggaCCTATTAAGAACAAGAATAGCAGCCCAAAGAAGCTTAAAGAACCAATCAAACTATCATCTTTACCTTCTTTGCCAAATGGAGAAAAACCTCAATTTCACAACGATAGAGCCGAATCaaggagaaaaaaagaTGGAGAACAACCATCAGCCAAgaattcatccaaatcgAAAAAGTCCCAACAGGAAAAGGCTACAACAATAGAGATTTCGTTACCCAATGGTGAAAAgcccaatttcaacaataattCGAAActcaaaaagaataataacaagaaagagaaaggaCCAGTTGCGGTGGTTGTAGAAGAAGATTCATCAACGTATGCTGGATCATCGTTCCATTCTTCACCTGCCGCTTTAAATCTTCCAAAACCTAATTTCAAACCTTCGCCAAAACAAAGTGTGGCCGAGAAGGATATTGATCTGGTTTCCCTGAAGCTGGTAGAGGCATCAACAACCGTGGTGAACCCTACTTCTGTTGGCCCTACACAAAATCCATCGAgtccaacaacaactatgTCTTATTCACCACAGGGatattcaaatcaaccaaaccAACCAATTTATCCTGCCCCTTATGCTTCTCAACAACCAGTTTACCCACCGCATGGAAACCAAGGAGCTCTTCCACATTTTGCACCACAACCAgttccaccaccacctttaccaccaaatcaattctaCAATCCATATTTGGCACCAGTGCCACAAATGCGCCACCCTCAACCTTTACAAtctcattcaaatcaacaaggTCAAAGAATTACATTCAATCAGTTGTTGGGCTCTTCTAAATAGAGAGAGGGGAAGTTATTCATCACAATACAACgttttattgtttgtttgtcaCTTTTTATTCCCCCAAGACATTTGTTTAACcactttttttatttttgtttttagGCTTTTGCTAATGCTTGATGCATTGCTGGATATTGttgtattcaattcttgatacTTCCAAGTATTGTTTTCAAGTTATTTACTAGCAACAATGGATGTTACATCCACCtttgtttgattattgatttgattcaCCACTATTACACCCATATGGCCTAATCCTTTTATGTTTTATTATGATTACTTTTACGTAAATGTGAGACCAAAAGGTGTCTGATTGGTGAAAATTGTCAGTATTCTTTTACGATGTTAGAGTACAAGTAAGTGTTTGTCCGAAGAATGAATGACAATTTGTAATATCTCAAAACGTAGAACACCCATTTCTAATATTCCTAGTCGTGTTGTAGAGCAAATCCGTTTACACGATTGTGCCACAAAGGTCCAAAGTAGTATCCAAAAGCAGTCTATTGCCGTACTTGAAATTATACTTTCATCGGATTTTTACCAATACTAATTCCGGACATATAATATCACGACAAATAAGTAAAAACTGAAATCATTATTACCCAACACGAATTAGACGAAAAATCCGAATCACCTGTTGGAGTATGTCTCTCCCATTGTCTTTTACTATACTGGACTACTTCTCATAACCACTATAGTTGTAGTATATTAGCTTCTCAATACGAAAGGTGGGCTTTTTAGTGCATCGGTAATTGATATAATATACACGACCTGATTAGATCGTGTAGTATTGTATTACAATTTACATTAAtataacaaacaaacaaaacaaacagccttacatacatacatagTAACCACCAGTATTAAtagaaagagagaaaaaaattgttccGCTATTAGAAATCACACACAAAGTAACCTCACCAGAAGAATAGCATAAAGTTTTTAATAAAACTCATCTTAAAATCTTACACCTTTTCCAATTAGAATAGTATTATGCAATACTAAGGAGAGTGTTTACcgaatcaacaaatcttactaataataaacaaaactcgaatcatttgaaaaaaacCAAGAGTTTTACTTACATAACGCCATCCCCTTTTCCCCTCCAATTCGCTCACGAttacaaatcaacaatacaTTCATTATGAATAACAAAGAAATTCGGATTAGTGCTTTGTTAGTATTGGACACCTTGTTCTTTCTTCTAGAGGCCATCATTGGTTACTCTGTCCAATCGTTGGCATTAATCGCCGACTCATTCCATATGTTGAATGATATCATTTCATTAATCATTGCTCTTTGGGCCGTGCGTGTTaagaatttgaaacctGCTGATGGGAAATATACTTATGGGTGGCAAAGAGCTGAAATATTGGGTGCTTTAATCAATGCTGTTTTTTTGATTGCCTTGTGTTTTACTATTATTATGGATGCTATTCAACGTTTTTTCAAACCGACAGAAATAACGAAtcctcaattgattttagCGGTTGGTGTTGCTGGGTTGTTGAGTAATGGTATTGGATTGGTGTTATTTCATGAACACGGACATTCGCATTCTCATGgcggtggtggtgatgatggGCACGGAGAGGGACATTCGCATTCACATGCTGATGGTACTGGTAATGGGCATGTTTCCAGTAGCGAAATTGAGTCAAGGATCGGATTGAATGAAAACACACCTTTGATTGATGCCACTGTGCGTTCTTCACCATCTGAAGTGTTTGATTATTTCCCtgataatgttgttgaaagataTAATTCTGAAACTCCATCAGTGAAGGCAGATGGACATGAATATGAACATACACATAATGATGCAGTTAAAGATGTCAAGacaaggaaaagaaaatcaatgaaTATGGAAGGTGTATTTTTGCATGTATTGGGTGATGCATTGGGAAATGTTGGTGTTATTATAACTGCTTTaattatttggaaaacCGATTATTGGTGGAAATTTTATTCAGATCCAGTTACATCTTTGGTTATTACTTtgatcattttcaatagtGCATTACCATTGTGTCGTAAATCATCAAAGATCTTATTACAAGCTACACCACCATATATTGATTCGGAACAGATTTTACAAgacattttgaaattaccaTTGGTTAACAGTGTTCATGATTTCCATGTTTGGAATTTAAATGAAGATATTCTTATTGCTTCACTACATATTGAATTGACACCTAAATGTGAAGTCATTTTACCAGCACCAGGTCAAACTGGATCTGACACCACTGGCGATTCTTCAAATACTCAAATTGATAGAAACTTGTTTTTGATGGTTGTTTCTCAAGTTCGTGATACTTTACATAAATATGGTATTCATTCAGTTACTATTCAACCAGAATTCCCTAGTTTGAAGAGCAAATCGGGTGAATCAGATGATGTGGTTACTGATGATTCAAATGCATTTGGTAATACctcaaaacaaaactgtTTAGTTGATGGATTTACTAATTGTGATACACAAACTTGTCATTAAAGTGGATAGAGGACATTATATCAGAAGGGTGTGGTGTTTAAAGATAGagtaatttgttgatttggatttcGATTTGTACAAAGTTATAATACACAGTATATAATTAAGCAACTTCATCAGCGAATCTTTTTATAGAAGCTTCATCTACGACTGATTATTCGATAAAGTCtatttcttgaattttgtttctcaatAGTCTGATCATGagtattgtttttttgtaaCTGATCAGTTCCCcttttattgaaaatactCCATTTCTTCCccagtgatgatgatgatgaatcacGAGTAGAAACTCCTGAAAATGATCTTTTGAGCTTAGCATAGCTgctttgttcaattggtgTTTTATAACATCtaaatgaattcaaataatcaaaCGGTTCAGTTATAGATTCATTAGATGAAGAGCGTGCAAGCACAAGTTCACCATCCTCTATCACCTCTTCTTTCATATCGTTCTTCCCCAATTCCCATGATGGTGAATTATGTTTCCAATTGATATCATCGTTTTCATTTTCGTTTTGCAGTACATGATCAAatgattcatcattattgCGATGATGATTAAGCGATATTTGTGATGATTTTTCTGAAGGTAATGAAGTCGATGACGACCTAGTTAATGGTTTAACAGGTTGGGTCAATTGAGAATATGGTGTTACGACATTTAAGGTATCGGATATGGTTGGAACCGGGTAATTTACAGCATCTTTCTCTGGTACCGGTGGTTTCTCAttgtttcttgttgttgatgaggaGGCGTCGTTTGGTAGTGTAACCGTTGATTCCTTACTATAGCACACCAAAAAGCTCAATACTTGAGACAAGAATTtattaaaaataaattgttcTTCACCCTGGAATTTACTTGCATCAgtaattgataatttgtcAACCATGGCTTGAATTAAACATTCCCCAAAAAGTTGatagtttgttgatgacaTTCCATATAATCGAACGTTTTTCTTGGAAAGATTAATCATTGATTCGCCAGGTTGGATCATATTGAACTCGAGATAATTGATcatgatggtgatgaattgaagtaatggttcaatttgataatcattgacaatttcatcaatttcgGAATCGGTTAGTGATGTCGGTTGGTTACTGCCAAATAAATCATTGTCGAAAACATTTGTCCCCGAAATGAAACTCGAAGAATCCAGGTCCTTTGTGGttaatttttcataaatCTTTGTTGCTAAACCTTGTTGAAATTCATGTAGTTGGAACTCGTTATTGATTAATTTAGGACCACCGTTCTTACTACTGCTGTTTAGTTTatgataattttgaaacaagttCAATGCAAGCCAAGCTTGTTTGACTATTGAGACTTCGTATTGTGAGATGTCAATTGTTGGAGCAGACATAGCCATAAGTGAATTGTGTGTGTCGATAtaaaatgaagatgagtCAAACGAAAGTATATCTTTGAAGAGAAACCGCAGATAAGTATATAATCGGAAAATGTTTATAGCCAGAACCACACCCACTTTGCACAACCCTCCCATCCCCCTCGTCTAACATTCTCCTTTCAGTTGCATAGTTTTTCCCCCtttgttgtggttttgTTACATTATAAGTAATTACAAACCATAAACAAAGGAATCATAGTTAACTGGTATGGTACATATGTATAAAGGGTTAAAATTTATTACTTGAATTTTTCTAGAAAGGGTAGGTGGGTTTTTTATGTAACTTTGTGTTTGtctttttgatttagaTTGAACTCATCCCGAGGTAAGACTGTGGAAACCGCAGAGCGACTTTAGACTGGAAAGAGTGCTCCAGGCCAATGCAACTCAATTTTAAGTGGAAGTGGCGTTTTAGCAACTCACTTACGGCTATTGTTATACTTGCTACCGGCAACATAAATCTGTTCAAgtgtttttttcttcagAGGGGAGAAAACACTTAACGACACAAATGTACAAAAATATTCTTATTTACGCATAAATGGAAAAAAGTAATAGCCTGTTGATGATATGGCTAGGCGACAATAAACATAAAATAATAGCAATTCAAGGTGAGTATGTTATAACAATACAATTGTGCTTCTGGGTTATCACATCACATACATTGTCTTTTTCGTCGTCTAATTATTTTCAGATGTCAGAAACGATAATATCcgaagaaaacaaaatattttccGCACTCATATTCgaagattgaaaatgaaaatcTGTTGGTTTAGAATAAAAGAGTGATTCGGTTGCAGtctttttgcaaaaggTTTACGTCAGTACGTGGATCTCATTAGGATCTAAAGGAGTGGGGGAGACTAGGGAAGTGAGGTGCCAGTATGCGTAATTACGATCTAAAATCAAAGATTTTAGTACGTTGTAACAAACGTTTGATGAGCTTTTCTTCAGGAGATATAAATTAATGAATACCATAAGTTAGAATAATGTGTACGTTCTACCATGGGTATAACCTACAAACAAACCAATCTTTTAGAAAATTGTACAAAGAAAAC is from Candida orthopsilosis Co 90-125, chromosome 1 draft sequence and encodes:
- a CDS encoding hypothetical protein (protein similar to S. cerevisiae Zrt3p, which is a transporter of zinc ions), with product MFQSLQNLSQGWILTILSSSLCVLGTLIIYFDDLYYLICPKFITSRYRFKLKENYSFLNGSLALSSGCLIITALYRLLPEASKYLSMSNEEANAEHLSKRWQQIYLMSGYFGGILICASFNFALHLLTSESVVHCNHGNTVKEEDHGMQEVHHNHSHGHSHSHTSFEPDVRPKKSNSSGNENEVRDYFVEQEPVEVEVQETETTPLIRATLKPRKSIIQLFINDEAAGECKGYTSAELCTYHHHEHGADKLHFCEIPQLANHDEEVNHGEDNHGENRPEPTSHSNQSHHSHEVDHHHHVNSPLSRLFLIGVETTLAITLHKLPEGFITYVTSETNPKLGFSIFISLILHNYTEGFSMCLPLFYAMSTSRYAKLKAVSISALLGGISQPLGALLGYLFLKVNSNKYDVHSLRFIFGITMAVTSGFLTVVALTMFGSAVSFGGNINFVISWCIVGIMLIGLSTIFSS
- a CDS encoding vacuolar transporter, which produces MNNKEIRISALLVLDTLFFLLEAIIGYSVQSLALIADSFHMLNDIISLIIALWAVRVKNLKPADGKYTYGWQRAEILGALINAVFLIALCFTIIMDAIQRFFKPTEITNPQLILAVGVAGLLSNGIGLVLFHEHGHSHSHGGGGDDGHGEGHSHSHADGTGNGHVSSSEIESRIGLNENTPLIDATVRSSPSEVFDYFPDNVVERYNSETPSVKADGHEYEHTHNDAVKDVKTRKRKSMNMEGVFLHVLGDALGNVGVIITALIIWKTDYWWKFYSDPVTSLVITLIIFNSALPLCRKSSKILLQATPPYIDSEQILQDILKLPLVNSVHDFHVWNLNEDILIASLHIELTPKCEVILPAPGQTGSDTTGDSSNTQIDRNLFLMVVSQVRDTLHKYGIHSVTIQPEFPSLKSKSGESDDVVTDDSNAFGNTSKQNCLVDGFTNCDTQTCH